GATACCGACCATCATTGTCCTTTCGTTGCGACAATTTTGGGTCTGACTGTCCAAGCAATCAATGTCTGAGACATACAGTTCAGCTATGAATATGAATATGAATGCTGACCTTGAGAAGCCCTTCAAAAACAGTTACTGTATTTGCAGATTAGTGGTGATCCCAGTCATGGAGTTTGTATAATTCATTAAGCATACCTCGCCCCTCACGAGCAGCGGTATGAAGAGGAAACTTATCGTCCATATCCATACTGCCTACGAAGCGACAGAAGCTGATAAGGAGATTAATGTTGTTACTAAACTCCCATCGCTTTGGAGGTATCAAACAGGTGCTGCTTGTTAGTGTGACGACTGGCCGTGGGTAGCTGATCTTACGTAGATCCCTGTTAGCGCAGAAGAGAGCTAGCAGgaagtcaagtcaagtatGATAGGTGGAGAGCAAGATACAGTACCTTATCGTCCAGTTTAGgtagtacggagtaggtacCCGATCTTCTTAGCCACACACCTGTGGCGCTAGTGTGTAGAAAAATCTAGCGCCACACGCGGCTGCCAGCCTTTGCAAGCTTCCATCACAAAAGATATCCCAGTTTATCATAATCATCATCCCCAGCGGCCATCCTAGTGCTTTTGAGTCGCAAACACGAGCGCACACACACCATGGAGACACCAgaagttcctcaagatgctctTCGACTCAATGCTCTTGCCGCCCAAAATGCGAACGTCTCGAGAACAGTCTACGCTCATGCATCCGAGCGATCGACTACAAAGCGCCAGAAGCTAGACGCGTCCGAGGaccccatcatcaagagaCGGTTCCACAACGAATACTCAGATGTCGAGACTTTACCGCCATCAATTACTGCGAAGCTTCCAACGAAACAGCCTGGGAAGAAAACGTCTAAGGCTGGCGTGCCTGCTCGCCCAGCAATGAAACTCCTCGAGGGTGCGCCTAGTTCGGACAAGGCATCTGCTCCTGCTGCCAGGGACGAAAGCACACCACAGAACATGAGCCTTACGTCAAGAGGAGTGCAAGGCATTCAGCAGCAGAAACCAGAATGGCACGCGCCATGGAAGTTAATGAGGGTCATCTCTGGTCATCTCGGCTGGGTGCGCAGTCTGGCTGTTGAACCTGGCAACAAATGGTTTGCAAGCGGCGCAGGAGATCGAACTATCAAGATTTGGGACTTGGCCACGGGCTCGCTGAGGCTGACTCTTACTGGACATATCAGTACTGTGCGCGGTCTCGCAGTGTCCGCTCGTCATCCTTACCTCTTCTCTTGTGGCGAAGACAAGATGGTCAAGTGCTGGGATCTCGAGACTAACAAAGTCATTCGTCACTACCACGGACATCTCAGCGGTGTCTATACTCTTGCCCTACATCCAACACTCGATGTTCTGGTCACTGGCGGTCGCGATGGTGTTGCGCGTGTCTGGGATATGCGGACCAGGAGTAACATTCACGTCCTGTCTGGCCACACCCAGACGGTTTCCGATCTTGTTTGTCAAGAGGCTGACCCTCAAGTTATCACCGGATCTTTGGATTCGACAGTCCGACTCTGGGATCTCGCAGCTGGCAAGACCATGGGTGTGCTAACTCATCACAAGAAAGGTGTCCGTGCTCTAGCAACACATCCATCAGAGTTCACATTTGCTAGCGGCAGCACAGGGAGCGTCAAGCAATGGAAGTGCCCTGAAGGTGCTTTTATGCAGAACTTCGAGGGCCATAATGCTATTATTAACACGATGAGTGTAAACGAGCAAAATGTCTTCTTTACAGGAGGTAAGCGATACGATTCGATCTTCCTAGTCACATGTGTCTAATTTGAACTGTAGGCGATAATGGCTCCATGAGCTTTTGGGATTGGAAGACTGGCCATCGATTTCAATCTCTTGATACCACAGCTCAACCTGGTtctcttgatgctgaggcaGGTATCATGAGCTCAACGTTCGATCGCTCTGGCCTACGTCTGATCTGTGGTGAAGCTGATAAAACAAGTAAGTCTCTATCTTGCCTTGGcatgcttgtctttgccTCGCTAATACATCTATTCCAGTCAAAATCTGGAAGCAAGACGAAACAGCAACAGAAGAATCACACCCCCTCGAATGGAAGCCCACACTGGCCCGACGAAAGTTTTAAAGGAGCGATTAGAGGTagtatttttttttttttttcataTTAAGGATGAATTGTCGCAGGACGCCGTTCGGGTTCTATACTACACTACAACTGTTATACACCGATACCCAAAGCCTTAAGGTCTCCGTCATCACGGAGGGCCATCTTCACTTCATCGTCTGCAATAGAAAGACGGAGCTTACTGGATCTCTCTGCGCGCTGAGCTTCAAGGTTAATCAGGCCGGCTGCTACTAATTCGAGCGCCGCTGTGTGAATGTGACCGGGTCTGGTCATTGGGCGCTGACTTCCTATCTGCGTTCCTTTCAGGCCATTATTGAGAACTGCTGCTACCCCTGGAAGCGCTGCTGGAGCTCGAAGGCAGGCACGGTGTATCTCATCGAGGGTATCCCCAAAGGTTGTCTCGGCAAGACCTGTTCTTCGAATTCGCAGCAAAAGGGCTGCCATGACAAGCTTGGACATCAAAGGCAGGCTTCGAAGGTGTTGTTGGATGGGATTAGTGGTTGCCTCGttgatggccttcttgattGTCGCAATCGTAACACGACCTGAACCTTTGGGCTGCGTTTGACTGTCTCGCTTGCTTGGAGTTGCGGGATCACTAGGAGCATCAGCCTCGGCGAGCTCTACAGCTCGGCGGCATATGTCAAGGGCCCTCCGGGCGTCACCACTGACTGCGGCTACCTTTCGGCTAGCGAACTGTATAGCGTCCGGATCTACGATATTTCCAGGAACTCCTTCTAGTCGTGACTGAATGATCTTCATCAGTTGTTCGTGATTGTAACCAGGGAATGTGATACGTGTTAGACCTGGGTTTTTGGTTAATATTACAGCAATGTGTCAGATTGAGATAATACCTAGTCGACTGCTGATCTTATTGCTGAGGGTTCTTTCAGGAAGGTCCATGGTGTTTGCAACTGCAAGTACAATAAGACGGCTATGTCGCAAAGTGggccagttgaagaagttgtaCATGACGGCCTGATTCTTTGTGACTAGTTGGTCAAGCTCATCCATGAGTACAACGCAGGGAATTCGGCGAGGGCTAGGGTTGCTGAACTCTCGTTCCAGATGATCAAGAGCCTGCGCTGGACTGGCTCTCTCCCCTTTAAGGGCTTCCCAGAGAAGAGTATAGGATTGGTGAGGGTCCGTGATCTTCATACCATTGATCTCCACGAATATGAAATCGTCCAGCTCATCAGAGCCTACAGCTTCTTCGAGCCTGGAGACGACCTCGCGGACCGTCGCTGTTTTCCCTGTTCCAGGTGTTCCAGAAATATAAATACAGTTACCTGTGCCATCGGAAATAGCTGCTTCAAGATGAGAATAAACCAAAGAAAATTCTACTTCCCGACAAGGAAGACTGGTTGGGACCGACGAGACATGCAGGCGAGATCGTGCTATCTGGAAAGGCGAAGATTCAACTTGACTGGGCGACAGTTTGCGCGTGGCCAAAGGCGTAAACTCAAGTCTCTTGCTTGCACTCCTATACGTAATTGTTAATAACCATTGCCATTGAGAGGGGCTTTCATCGCAAACCTTTTGACACGAGAGCCTGGTGTGGCTTGGCTCCTTCGTGAAGTTGGCGTAGCAGCTACCGAGCCCCGTCCTGTTTTGGTTGGTGTCTGCGGGATTTGAGCAGGATGGTAAGTATCATCAGAGGGTGATGGACTCCGAGCCTTTCGACGACGTCGTGTGACTTTTGTACCAGTCTTGACCCTATCCATCAAGGCGAACAAATCATTCTCACCCCCATATATTTCCTCCCATATAAACTCGTCTGTGTATGTGGCAGTGCGTGTATTGCAGCCTCGTCGACAGACAAAGACCTTACCAAAGTCTGGATCATTTCGAAGAACCTTACCCTGGGGGTATCTTGCAAGGAAACCATCTTGAGACATGATCTTAGCTTTGCCGTTGATCGATGCCAGGGGGTTGATATCccatgatggagagataTAGAGTTCATTCTATAACTTTTGATTAGTCTCCATCCAACAGCGTCAAGGGATTTCCAAAGCTGACTGGGTAGTAATCGGATCGTTTCTTGTCCCTACTTCGGATCTCCTTTTCACTCGAAAACCACATAAAGTTTGCTGCTTTCTCTCcctcgccatcgtcttcaacaaaTTCGCAGATTAGGGCGATCCAGGCCTCATTAGAGCCATCAGCTTTGAGCATGACAGTGTCTCCAATTTTGCATTCAAATTGGCCAATCCTTGCCCCGACAATCCTGTCGCCTGTCACCTTTCTTCGTTTTCTATCGTTCTGTGTTCCGTCACCTCGTTCGGTCGTTGTGGTAGAGTTGTAGATCCATTGCCATGATGGTTCTCCATCCGCAAGCTCATCGTCAGACAGATCTTGGGTAACTTTAGACAGTTGGCGCTTTGTATGTTCTTCTGAATTAATGGGGGCCATTATTTTGTCGTTATCCGGAGCCAGGTGCTGCCACAGCGATTCACGCGTCGCAGGAGACGCGACTGAAGTAAGGAACAAATAATTGGTTGCTATGGGCTATGCATATATCGGGGGTGTATAAGTAGCCAGATACtaaggtacggagtatacCTATGTTGAGCATacgtacctaggtaggttTAGGTGGGTTAAgtactacctaggtaggtagtggaGAATCTTGATACTGTGCCTTACCTTCATGGTCGCATTATTGCTGCCTTTGCGCAACAAAATCATACCTAAAAAACAGATTTGAAAGGAATTATAGGGAATTCTAATCTATATCTTACTCTTCCACCTTAATAATACTACTAGAACTAAAGTATTCTTTGATCTTAATAAGTAATAGTATATTCAATTCTAAATAACTTCTTCTTACTCCGGCTGGTCAATACACTATCCTTACTCTTACCTATATCCATTGTACTAACTCAGACACCTCGTGGAATTCAAGAGAAGCTTTAGGCTACGTGAGGTGCATGCCACGCGTCTACTCCTAATTACTAACATTAATTAGACTTAGCCTACTATATATCATTACCTACGACGTGAGGTGGACAAACACCTGTGAGCTGAAAGCTGCGCAAGTGCCATGCAGGATGCAGGATAGCAAACGAGAAAGAGCAACCATGTTTTGCCAATAAGGTGGCAGTATCAGCTTTACGCTCAAACAAATACCTGTAAAACTGTTTGCTTCATCCCGAAGGTACCTCCCTTACCTAAGGCGGTCGCCCGGCTGTGATTCACTGGGCTGTTTCCAATGCACCTCTTCTCCCACCCCTTCCGCCTTCTCAACTCTCCCCAACGCAAGAATTCCCCATCGCTTTCAGTCGCCTCAATATCTCCGGCCTGAGTCTCGGATAAAGATAAACATCGTCTGCTTGTCACAagctcattcttctctgTTCTCTCTTGGGTACCGGTGCTACGTGACGTTATGTATCAGGGCAGGGGAGGAGTCCCCTCGGGTAGAGGTGACCTCatgcctccaacttctctctCAAAGGCGCTCAAGTTTGCGTCGACGAAAAatgagaagttgaagacagcGAAGAACATTTACCAAGGtagagaagacaagatccGGAAAGCCGAGGATGCTGAACACCTTGGCCGCCCACCGCCAGGAAAATATCTAGTACAGGTAAGGATCCTCTCGAATTCACTTCCAAGTTTATTTGACAACATCTGACGAAACTTGAAGGCGAGCCTTGCACTTCCAGGGCAACACTTGCTACCTGTTGCGTTGGATGAACCCGCGGCACTCGACGATATACGCAAAAAGTATCGAGTCTATATCACGCGGGATGTGCCAAATGTTCTCGAAATGCACTGCGATTCTGTCCATCGCCTCCAGAAGGCGTTTGAAGCGGTCAACTGGAGAATTCGGGACATGCGTCTATCTAACGACAGTTCTCCCACGCGCTTTCTTATACAGAGGCCAACTAAAGCGGCCGCCACTGACATGATTCAGTTGAAACTTGGAGCTCGCCCATCATTTCTTTCTAAAACCTCGAATCCTATCACTAAGGTCTCTTCAATGGATGAACATCTGCCAAGACTAGTGTCGGACCTGGCATCCTCGGCGGAAGGCCTCATGACACTGAATAAGACCATGGGCTTGCGAGTCAGTTTCGGGCACCTTATCATTGCCAAGAGACCGAGAGGTacagaagatgaaatcaCATTCGACCATTTCACCACACTTATGAACATGTATCCCAGTCGTGGAGGAGCCTCAATGGTAACCAGGTGAGCGAGGCTATCTACTCAAATCGTATCACTATATCTGACACGCAATAGGCTTGGAGACGCTCACGAGGCGGAGAAACTCTTGCAGTATATCTCATGCCCAGAGGCAGGCATCTGCAAGAACATAAAGGACATGAGGCGAGGTTGTGAAGTGGTTGTAGTGGCTAACAGTCTGCAAATCAAGACTGAGGCCGACTACAACCCCCAACTTACGCAACTAGCAATGGTCCGCGCTACGAGGCCAGAGACCCGGGCACGTTGGAGTTGGACGACTGCTGCTCCTGACATGTACGTATTAttccaagaaggaaaaatCCCATTTACTCATGTCTTGCTTGCACTTACAGGGAACACGATTGGAACATTCGAATGGATGCTTGGGACAAAGTGGACGTCCCAACAGAGTTTAGAGATCTTGCAAAGAGAATATCGGTTGTCTTCAAGCCAGACGAGGGCACCATTCTCCCTTTGCCAAATGTCGACACAAGTAAACTTGCGATCCCCGATGAACAATTCACTGAAATTCAGGCAAGATCTTGGGCAATCATTCCATTCAAAGAATCCCCCTatgtcctcaagatcaacatcaccaagactctAAAGGGATCTCGTACGATTGGGCAGCAAAATAGTACTTGGGGTGTTGAATTATACGCCCCCCACTGGGAGGAAAGTCTGAACTACTACAGTGGTGGCCGAAAGGACTGGGGGGAGGGGCTCGAGAATATTTGGGAGGAAGGTGGTGATCTCCAGTCGAGGCTCAAATGCTTCTTGCGGACCATTATGGAGGTCCAAGCCCTCCTGAACAGCGTGCATGCTGGTACTGCCTTGTCATAGCAGGTACGCAAAGGTGATGCTGCGCCGCTTGGGGAATCACCGGATGATACCTACTAAACTGGCGTCTGGCTAATCTTAATGGTGCTTAGAATGATGAGAAGTTTTCAATTCTGCCTTTCAGGCCTGTTGAtcgccttgcccttggccagCCATGATCTTTTGTCTCAAAACTGTTAGGGGTCATATTAGCCTTGCTCCTAGTAGAGGCTGCGAGAAAAACATACCTTCTTCAATCGTTCGTGCATTTGTCTGCTTCCGTTGGACAATAACCTCGAGATCTTT
This genomic interval from Fusarium verticillioides 7600 chromosome 1, whole genome shotgun sequence contains the following:
- a CDS encoding pre-mRNA-splicing factor prp46 — encoded protein: METPEVPQDALRLNALAAQNANVSRTVYAHASERSTTKRQKLDASEDPIIKRRFHNEYSDVETLPPSITAKLPTKQPGKKTSKAGVPARPAMKLLEGAPSSDKASAPAARDESTPQNMSLTSRGVQGIQQQKPEWHAPWKLMRVISGHLGWVRSLAVEPGNKWFASGAGDRTIKIWDLATGSLRLTLTGHISTVRGLAVSARHPYLFSCGEDKMVKCWDLETNKVIRHYHGHLSGVYTLALHPTLDVLVTGGRDGVARVWDMRTRSNIHVLSGHTQTVSDLVCQEADPQVITGSLDSTVRLWDLAAGKTMGVLTHHKKGVRALATHPSEFTFASGSTGSVKQWKCPEGAFMQNFEGHNAIINTMSVNEQNVFFTGGDNGSMSFWDWKTGHRFQSLDTTAQPGSLDAEAGIMSSTFDRSGLRLICGEADKTIKIWKQDETATEESHPLEWKPTLARRKF
- a CDS encoding origin recognition complex subunit 1; this translates as MAPINSEEHTKRQLSKVTQDLSDDELADGEPSWQWIYNSTTTTERGDGTQNDRKRRKVTGDRIVGARIGQFECKIGDTVMLKADGSNEAWIALICEFVEDDGEGEKAANFMWFSSEKEIRSRDKKRSDYYPNELYISPSWDINPLASINGKAKIMSQDGFLARYPQGKVLRNDPDFGKVFVCRRGCNTRTATYTDEFIWEEIYGGENDLFALMDRVKTGTKVTRRRRKARSPSPSDDTYHPAQIPQTPTKTGRGSVAATPTSRRSQATPGSRVKRSASKRLEFTPLATRKLSPSQVESSPFQIARSRLHVSSVPTSLPCREVEFSLVYSHLEAAISDGTGNCIYISGTPGTGKTATVREVVSRLEEAVGSDELDDFIFVEINGMKITDPHQSYTLLWEALKGERASPAQALDHLEREFSNPSPRRIPCVVLMDELDQLVTKNQAVMYNFFNWPTLRHSRLIVLAVANTMDLPERTLSNKISSRLGLTRITFPGYNHEQLMKIIQSRLEGVPGNIVDPDAIQFASRKVAAVSGDARRALDICRRAVELAEADAPSDPATPSKRDSQTQPKGSGRVTIATIKKAINEATTNPIQQHLRSLPLMSKLVMAALLLRIRRTGLAETTFGDTLDEIHRACLRAPAALPGVAAVLNNGLKGTQIGSQRPMTRPGHIHTAALELVAAGLINLEAQRAERSM
- a CDS encoding origin recognition complex subunit 1, which encodes MAPINSEEHTKRQLSKVTQDLSDDELADGEPSWQWIYNSTTTTERGDGTQNDRKRRKVTGDRIVGARIGQFECKIGDTVMLKADGSNEAWIALICEFVEDDGEGEKAANFMWFSSEKEIRSRDKKRSDYYPNELYISPSWDINPLASINGKAKIMSQDGFLARYPQGKVLRNDPDFGKVFVCRRGCNTRTATYTDEFIWEEIYGGENDLFALMDRVKTGTKVTRRRRKARSPSPSDDTYHPAQIPQTPTKTGRGSVAATPTSRRSQATPGSRVKRSASKRLEFTPLATRKLSPSQVESSPFQIARSRLHVSSVPTSLPCREVEFSLVYSHLEAAISDGTGNCIYISGTPGTGKTATVREVVSRLEEAVGSDELDDFIFVEINGMKITDPHQSYTLLWEALKGERASPAQALDHLEREFSNPSPRRIPCVVLMDELDQLVTKNQAVMYNFFNWPTLRHSRLIVLAVANTMDLPERTLSNKISSRLGLTRITFPGYNHEQLMKIIQSRLEGVPGNIVDPDAIQFASRKVAAVSGDARRALDICRRAVELAEADAPSDPATPSKRDSQTQPKGSGRVTIATIKKAINEATTNPIQQHLRSLPLMSKLVMAALLLRIRRTGLAETTFGDTLDEIHRACLRAPAALPGVAAVLNNGLKGTQIGSQRPMTRPGHIHTAALELVAAGLINLEAQRAERSSKLRLSIADDEVKMALRDDGDLKALGIGV